The nucleotide window GTCTTAAAAGCAGGTATATGGACAGCCCTGCAGAAAGTCATTTGCTAGCTGCCAAGAGAATCCTTCGCTACTTACAAGGAACTAAGGATTTTGGTTTGTTCTACAAGAAGGgtgaaaaatatgttttgattGATTTTGCTGATAGAGATTATGCAGGAGATCAAGACGATAGAAAGAGCACTTCAGGCTATGTTTTTGTGCTAGGTACAGGGGCTGTTTCATGGTttctagaaagaaaaaaattgtcactTTATCGACTACTAAAGCGAAATTTGTTGCAGCTACAACTTATGCTTTTCAAGTTGTTTGGTTGaggagaattcttgaagaactacAATTCAAACAAGAAAGAGCAACTACAATTTTCTGCGACAACAATTCTGCCATTAAGTTGTCAAAAAACCCTGTTTTACATGGAAGAAGCAAACACATCGATGTGAAGTATTATTTCCTGCGAGATCTCAATAATGAGGGACAATAGAGCTGCAATACTGCCGAAGTGAAGACCAATTGACATATATTTTTACTAAACCTCTCATGTTTCTCCCTTTCCAAAAGCTGAGGAAGTTGATGGGAGTCAATACAATGGATGAGTTC belongs to Solanum stenotomum isolate F172 chromosome 1, ASM1918654v1, whole genome shotgun sequence and includes:
- the LOC125854032 gene encoding secreted RxLR effector protein 161-like, whose product is MKNCNPADTPIEFGLKLNKVGRGDMVDNTLYRQIVGSLMYVTATRPDIMYAVSLKSRYMDSPAESHLLAAKRILRYLQGTKDFGLFYKKGEKYVLIDFADRDYAGDQDDRKSTSGYVFVLGTGAVSWFLERKKLSLYRLLKRNLLQLQLMLFKLFG